One region of Chlorobiota bacterium genomic DNA includes:
- a CDS encoding MoxR family ATPase encodes MTDVEAVKNLQESYQRIRGQIGRVIVGQDAVVEQLLIALLARGHCLLVGVPGLAKTLLIRTLSQVLDLSFNRVQFTPDLMPSDITGTEIIEEDRSTGEKVFRFVKGPIFANIVLADEINRTPPKTQAALLESMQEHHVTAAGRTYPLPEPFFVLATQNPIEQEGTYPLPEAQLDRFMFNVWLDYPSFAEEVQIVKQTTAGGSIALQKVLGGGEILAAQELIRRVPVADNVVEYAVRLVANTRPKSGTVPKFIADFLSYGAGPRASQYLILGAKTRAVLQGRFTPEIEDVRAVALPVLRHRIVTNFNAEADNVTPQEIVRRLLE; translated from the coding sequence ATGACCGACGTAGAAGCCGTTAAAAATCTCCAAGAATCGTACCAGCGCATTCGTGGCCAGATTGGTCGCGTGATTGTTGGGCAAGATGCCGTTGTGGAACAGCTGCTGATTGCGCTGCTGGCGCGTGGCCACTGCTTGCTGGTGGGGGTTCCTGGGCTGGCAAAAACCTTGCTGATCCGGACCCTTTCCCAGGTGCTTGACCTTTCCTTCAATCGCGTCCAATTCACCCCCGATCTGATGCCTTCGGACATCACCGGGACGGAGATTATCGAGGAGGATCGCTCCACCGGCGAGAAAGTTTTCCGGTTCGTGAAGGGGCCGATTTTTGCCAACATTGTCCTTGCCGACGAGATCAACCGCACCCCGCCAAAAACGCAGGCCGCGTTGCTGGAATCCATGCAGGAGCACCACGTTACAGCCGCCGGGCGGACGTATCCGTTGCCGGAACCGTTCTTTGTGCTGGCCACGCAAAACCCGATTGAGCAGGAGGGAACCTACCCATTGCCGGAAGCGCAGCTGGACCGCTTCATGTTTAACGTCTGGCTGGATTACCCTTCCTTTGCCGAGGAGGTGCAGATCGTTAAGCAGACAACAGCTGGTGGAAGCATTGCGTTGCAGAAGGTGCTGGGTGGGGGTGAGATTCTGGCGGCGCAGGAGCTGATCCGCCGCGTTCCGGTGGCCGATAATGTGGTGGAGTACGCCGTCCGGCTGGTGGCAAACACGCGCCCGAAATCGGGGACTGTGCCGAAGTTCATCGCCGACTTTTTAAGCTACGGGGCCGGTCCGCGTGCGTCGCAATATCTGATTCTGGGTGCCAAAACCCGCGCCGTGCTGCAAGGCCGTTTCACCCCGGAAATTGAGGACGTTCGCGCCGTGGCCTTGCCGGTGTTGCGCCACCGAATCGTCACCAACTTCAACGCCGAAGCCGACAACGTCACCCCGCAGGAGATTGTCCGGCGGTTGTTGGAGTAA
- a CDS encoding methyltransferase domain-containing protein gives MNNISTGTFPPDQIPVIKDWNWWSDFLQREYYGNPDEGPAWENVARSLARQLDIGPGTDVLDLGSGCGEVVMRLAMMGARAVGVERSEPLVIHCARTAAERGVVAQFVAADMFTFQPQTMFDVVLSLNTSFGYGNHQQNGELLRNISRWLKPGGKLYLDTFTADNAESFGTWSDALAGGTFVVENSWEPERSVMISHPAWIAPDQETVYYANGPEVVRLYLRQELEQMMADAGLRPRRLQRAMGRRFRQDDTDMHTTWIAERQG, from the coding sequence ATGAACAACATCAGCACCGGAACTTTCCCTCCCGATCAAATCCCTGTTATTAAAGATTGGAATTGGTGGAGCGATTTTTTGCAGCGTGAGTATTACGGCAATCCCGATGAAGGCCCTGCTTGGGAGAACGTGGCTCGCAGCCTGGCCCGCCAGTTGGATATCGGGCCGGGGACCGACGTGCTGGACCTTGGCTCCGGCTGCGGCGAAGTGGTGATGCGGCTTGCAATGATGGGCGCGCGTGCGGTGGGGGTGGAACGCTCCGAACCGTTGGTGATCCATTGCGCCCGCACCGCTGCCGAGCGTGGCGTTGTGGCGCAGTTTGTTGCCGCCGATATGTTCACCTTCCAGCCGCAAACAATGTTCGACGTGGTTCTTTCGCTGAACACCAGTTTTGGCTACGGCAATCACCAGCAGAACGGCGAACTTCTTCGCAACATCAGCCGCTGGCTGAAGCCCGGGGGGAAACTCTACTTGGATACGTTCACCGCCGACAATGCCGAATCGTTTGGAACATGGAGCGATGCCCTTGCCGGAGGAACATTCGTGGTGGAGAACAGCTGGGAACCGGAACGGAGCGTCATGATTAGCCACCCAGCCTGGATTGCCCCCGATCAAGAAACCGTCTATTATGCCAACGGGCCTGAAGTGGTGCGCCTGTATCTGCGCCAGGAGCTTGAACAGATGATGGCCGATGCCGGATTGCGCCCGCGCCGCCTGCAACGCGCCATGGGCCGCCGCTTCCGCCAGGACGACACCGATATGCACACCACATGGATTGCCGAACGGCAGGGATAA
- a CDS encoding DUF3160 domain-containing protein: MATCPLLRRFLGWLFLVLGMALSNHNLAAQEFSLDDYQRFLNQHGNLTADELRTLYPLPGFRTRTHVDFGSALYADSIDRRYRLTSHERSLLREHSFMVTERVTWPSFADAYVDIYNHDLPVFITTDALLHPLHMSYDAILVELEENALIPALEAILTGLRAQLPAMAARYAAEPRMTSILHDLDLYLTVPTRLLFESSQTTEPVFPENTQRVELMMEEVRKENLTSIPLFGSTPRTIDFSQFTVRGHYTLNEKLGNYFKAMMWLGRTEIYLALPETAGVTATLAQLQRELIIATLLSEGMKQGDLMQQYYRIDSTIQLMVGKSDNVTLPQLRATLAQVGVTRADQLLDTNKVRQFQDTLLTNAWAYQRILSQVIAGDPSVPGGAKPASAFLLFGQRFIIDSYITANVVYDKVPDRLLPSSLDVLFAIGNNGAAQFLGNFPYAPQLAALRYLIDSYDSTSWGESFYNSWLNAIRALSPPADRSRLPEFMQTAAWWQQKMNTQLSSWAQLRHDNLLYAKQSYTAQSGCSFPEAFVEPIPEFYQRLATFAEQAFDKVQHLPFSNQSQRVGVERYFSSLAKTSRQLATIAQKELSNDTLTTEEKKFLTSMIQSYKGGAGCDTPIREEDKVTLYYGWYFDLFYQSSNSSNKAWKEDMVVADIHTDPNSTSVLHIGTGPINMMVATCTLPDGRNVAYTGPVMSYYENITTEFKRLTDEEWKDEHKRSARPSWVNLYLANTMGEARGNAPSLLTGVNDPPPTTGSDQNELRLSANIPNPFTTSTSIGFTVPPSASGATATVRVFDINGSPVRQLMQQALASGNYRLQWDGTRNDGTAAPAGTYLCQIEVGGYVGSIKMTRLAP; encoded by the coding sequence ATGGCTACTTGTCCACTGCTTCGTCGTTTTCTGGGGTGGCTGTTCTTGGTGCTGGGAATGGCGTTGTCCAACCACAACCTTGCCGCGCAAGAATTCAGCCTTGACGATTACCAGAGGTTCCTTAACCAACATGGGAATCTTACCGCCGATGAATTACGCACGCTGTACCCTTTGCCCGGGTTCCGAACCCGCACACACGTTGATTTTGGCAGCGCACTCTATGCCGACAGCATTGACCGCCGGTATCGGCTGACTTCGCACGAACGCTCGCTGCTGCGGGAGCATAGTTTCATGGTGACCGAGCGGGTAACGTGGCCATCGTTTGCGGATGCGTACGTTGACATCTACAACCACGACCTTCCGGTATTCATCACCACCGATGCGTTGCTTCACCCGCTGCATATGTCCTACGATGCGATCTTGGTGGAGCTGGAGGAGAACGCGCTGATCCCTGCGTTGGAAGCAATCCTGACAGGGCTTCGCGCACAGCTTCCGGCAATGGCCGCCCGTTACGCTGCCGAACCCCGCATGACATCCATCCTCCATGACCTTGATCTGTACCTCACCGTTCCCACACGATTGCTGTTTGAATCAAGCCAGACTACCGAACCAGTGTTCCCAGAGAACACCCAGAGAGTGGAACTGATGATGGAGGAGGTACGGAAAGAAAATCTGACTTCGATACCGTTGTTCGGGAGTACCCCACGAACGATAGACTTCAGCCAGTTCACCGTGCGGGGGCATTACACCCTCAATGAGAAGTTAGGCAACTACTTCAAAGCGATGATGTGGCTGGGAAGAACCGAGATATACTTGGCATTGCCGGAAACTGCAGGAGTGACAGCCACACTTGCACAGCTACAACGGGAGCTGATTATTGCCACGCTGTTATCGGAAGGGATGAAGCAGGGGGATTTGATGCAGCAGTACTACAGGATTGATAGCACCATCCAATTGATGGTTGGGAAATCCGACAACGTCACCTTGCCGCAACTGCGGGCAACGTTGGCACAGGTGGGGGTGACACGTGCCGACCAATTGCTGGACACCAACAAGGTTCGGCAGTTCCAAGACACCTTGCTCACCAATGCTTGGGCATATCAACGGATACTTTCGCAGGTGATAGCAGGAGACCCGAGTGTCCCCGGGGGAGCAAAACCAGCATCCGCTTTCCTGCTGTTCGGCCAGCGATTTATCATTGACTCCTATATCACTGCCAACGTGGTTTATGATAAGGTCCCCGATCGGCTCCTCCCATCCAGTCTGGATGTCCTTTTTGCGATTGGGAACAATGGTGCCGCGCAATTCCTGGGAAACTTCCCCTACGCTCCGCAACTTGCTGCGCTCCGCTATTTGATTGATTCATACGACAGCACATCGTGGGGGGAATCCTTTTACAACAGCTGGCTGAACGCTATCCGCGCACTAAGCCCACCGGCCGACCGATCCAGGCTCCCTGAATTCATGCAAACTGCGGCTTGGTGGCAGCAAAAAATGAACACGCAACTGTCATCGTGGGCGCAACTGCGGCACGACAACTTACTCTACGCCAAACAGTCCTACACCGCCCAGAGTGGCTGCTCCTTCCCCGAAGCCTTTGTTGAACCGATCCCTGAGTTCTACCAACGGCTTGCTACGTTTGCCGAACAAGCCTTCGATAAGGTGCAGCATTTGCCCTTCTCGAATCAATCACAACGGGTAGGCGTTGAACGCTATTTCAGCTCGCTGGCGAAGACCTCGCGCCAGCTTGCGACGATTGCACAGAAGGAGCTATCCAACGATACGCTTACCACCGAGGAGAAGAAGTTCCTGACCTCTATGATTCAATCATACAAAGGGGGTGCTGGTTGTGACACGCCGATCCGCGAGGAGGACAAAGTGACCCTCTACTATGGCTGGTACTTTGACCTTTTTTACCAATCGAGCAATTCGAGCAATAAGGCGTGGAAGGAGGATATGGTGGTGGCGGATATTCATACCGATCCAAATTCTACGTCGGTGCTGCACATCGGCACCGGGCCGATCAACATGATGGTTGCCACCTGCACCCTTCCCGACGGGCGTAACGTTGCCTATACCGGACCGGTGATGAGCTACTACGAGAACATCACCACGGAATTCAAGCGGCTAACCGATGAGGAGTGGAAGGATGAACACAAGCGATCGGCACGGCCATCGTGGGTCAACCTGTACTTGGCCAACACAATGGGGGAGGCGCGGGGTAACGCTCCATCGCTACTAACGGGGGTAAACGATCCGCCCCCAACAACAGGAAGCGACCAGAATGAGCTTCGGCTTTCGGCGAATATTCCGAACCCCTTTACCACCAGCACCAGCATTGGATTTACCGTGCCCCCTTCGGCATCTGGTGCCACCGCTACGGTGCGGGTGTTCGACATCAACGGGTCCCCTGTCCGGCAACTGATGCAGCAAGCCCTGGCCAGCGGCAACTACCGCTTGCAATGGGACGGAACCCGCAACGATGGAACCGCCGCGCCAGCCGGAACCTACTTGTGCCAGATTGAAGTTGGGGGATATGTGGGAAGCATCAAGATGACGCGATTGGCTCCGTAG